CTTTGTAAGTAAAAATCACTTTGTATGGGATAAAAGCGTGTGATTGAGGCTGAAGTTCATTTGTCACTACATAACTTCCTGCGATCGCAGGCGGGGTTCCCTTCCTGGCCTCATCATTTGACGATGGCACGGTTGGTAGCACGCGCTTTGCGATTGGGACGTAGCGCCTTAATTCAGGTGGGGGCGGTTTGTGGCTATCAAGGGCGATATCGCACTAGTTTTGTGGCATCGGCATTGATGTGGCATGGCCCTGTAATTATTGTGGCTCCTGAAGTAGTACAGCAACGCCTGCTCAAAGTAGAGATTCCCCGACTACAGCAGTGGTTAGCAGCCAAAAAACCAATCAGAACAGGTGACGATTGGCCTAGTGCTGAGTTCCAAGGATTACTGCTTACCTCCCCCGAAGCTTGGTTAAGAGGGCAGTTCGCTGCTAATCAACATTTTCCCCCGGACATTCCGACAATTATTGATGGGGTAGATGATTTAGAAGATTGGGTACGTCTTCAGCTGACCCAAGATATTCAAACCCATGACTGGGATCAACTCATGCTTGCTTGTCCCCAACAAGCTGATGTAATTCGTGCTGCACGGGTGCAATTGACACACGAGGTGTTTCAGCATCCGGCTAATCCCCATGAGTGTTATCTGATTTCCCAGCCAGAAATAGAGATTCTGCAAGGTCTATTTCTGGCTTTAGATTCAGCGGTGCTTCCAGATTCCTGGATGCAATTCTGGCATCTATTCCAAAATATCAATCAAAACTCTTCCCCTCCTCCCCTCCTCTGGTCTACTATTGACCGTCGTCCAGGGTTATTTTCATTACACTGTTCCCCGATTGAATTAGCGAAAATACTCTTGCCAATTTGGCAGCGTCAACCTGTAGTCTTTGTTGGCAGCGCTTTAGAACCAGAAACTGAGGCGCCTTTGTTTCGCCAGCGCCTGGGTTTAGAGGATGTGACTTGTCTGAAGTTCTCGTCTGATAGTCAAGGGGAAGCTATTCAACTGTATGTACCCTATCAGTTACCCCTACCCAACACGCCAGAATTTCAAGCAGCATTTATTCACAAAGTCCGCACACTCCTGTGTCTGGGTGCGACAGCACCAGGATTAACTGTGGTTTTGGTAGGGGATGTGCCACTCAAAGCTCAATCCGGGGCAATTCTGGCTTCTGAGTTTGGTTCGCGGGTGCAGGTAGAAAAAACTTGTTTGGATGAAAATGGTATTTTAATCAGTGGTTGGGAATTTTGGCGAGAACATCAAAGTGTCTTGCCAGCACCTCATCTATTAATTATTGCTACTTTACCCTTGCCATCCTTGGAAAATCCCCTAGTCGCTGGTAGGGTAGCTTATTATAAGCGATCGCATCAAGATTGGTTTCGATTATATTTGTTACCCGCCGCTTTAAATGAATTGCAACGGGCGATCGCACCAGTACGAGAAAATCAAGGTATTGTTGCTTTACTCGATAGTCGTGTGGTTAACCGTAGCTACGGCGCTCAAATTCTCTCAGCCCTCAGTCCTCTAGCACGCATCAACTATCTCGACCCAAGTTTATTCTCCAATACCAATG
The Gloeotrichia echinulata CP02 DNA segment above includes these coding regions:
- a CDS encoding ATP-dependent DNA helicase, which gives rise to MIEAEVHLSLHNFLRSQAGFPSWPHHLTMARLVARALRLGRSALIQVGAVCGYQGRYRTSFVASALMWHGPVIIVAPEVVQQRLLKVEIPRLQQWLAAKKPIRTGDDWPSAEFQGLLLTSPEAWLRGQFAANQHFPPDIPTIIDGVDDLEDWVRLQLTQDIQTHDWDQLMLACPQQADVIRAARVQLTHEVFQHPANPHECYLISQPEIEILQGLFLALDSAVLPDSWMQFWHLFQNINQNSSPPPLLWSTIDRRPGLFSLHCSPIELAKILLPIWQRQPVVFVGSALEPETEAPLFRQRLGLEDVTCLKFSSDSQGEAIQLYVPYQLPLPNTPEFQAAFIHKVRTLLCLGATAPGLTVVLVGDVPLKAQSGAILASEFGSRVQVEKTCLDENGILISGWEFWREHQSVLPAPHLLIIATLPLPSLENPLVAGRVAYYKRSHQDWFRLYLLPAALNELQRAIAPVRENQGIVALLDSRVVNRSYGAQILSALSPLARINYLDPSLFSNTNELDDA